The window CAAAATGCTGCTCGAAGTCCACGAGGCCACCGGCGAGGAAGTTTTCCTGAACGCCGCGCGCCAATGCGCGGATGCGCTGATCTGGGGCCAGCTTCCCTGCGGTGGCTGGAATTACTTTATCGATTTTGAGCCGGAGGGCACCGCGAAATGGTATGAAGAAATCGGCGCCCATGCCTGGGGCTGGGACGAGTTCTACCATTTTCACGGTAACGCCACCTACGACGATCTCACGACGGCCACCGCGGCGGATTTTCTGCTGGATCTGTACACCCTCACCATGGACCCGGCCTACCGCGATGCGGTGATGAAGGTCATCGACGGTATGCTGGCTTCCCAGTATCCGGTGGGCGGCTGGCCCCAGCGATACCCGGTTCACGCCCTGCCCGATGGCGCGGGGCACGTGGAGGACTACTCCGCCTACCTCACCTTCAATGACGACGTGATCCTGGGCAACATCAAGTTCATGCTGAAGGCCCACCGCCTGCTGGGGCTGCGCGAATGCCGCGTCTCCGCCGAGCGCGGCATGCAGTTCTATCTCGTTTCCCAATTGGGTACCCCCCAGGCCGGCTGGGCCCAGCAATACACCCTCGACATCCAGCCGGGCGCCGCACGGGAGTACGAGCCACGATGCGTTGCGCCCAGCCAGACCGTGCAGAATATCTATGACCTGATGCGTTTTTACAAGGTCACGGGCGACCGGCGCTACCTGCGCGGCATTCCCGACGCCCTCGACTGGCTCGATCGGGAACGGCTGCCGGAGGGTCACGCCACCGCGGGCCAGACCCACGCTCAGTTCGTCGACATTGGCACGGGCAAGCCCCTCTACGCCCACCGTGAGGGACCGAACCGCGTGGAGGGTCGCTACTGGGTGGACTACACCCCCGGCAACTTCCCCGATCACTACGGCATGCAGATTACCATCGACGTCGCCGAGATTCGCAAGGAATACGAACGCGTCTTTGCCCTGAGCCCCGAAGCGGCCATGAAAGAGGAAACCTGGCCGGTCAATCCGTTACCCGAGACAACCGGAGCCGAGGTCAAGAAGATTCTCGATGCGCAGGACGCGAAGAAAGGCATCTGGCTGGAGAATCTTTCCGCCGCCGATCACATCGACTGGAAATACAGACCGCGCTTCGAGTTTCGCGGTATCAGCACCCGCACCTGGTGCAACAACATGCGGGCGCTCGCCGGCTACGTGGCGGAGTAAAGTCAACGGGGCCGGTGCCGGCCTGAAGCTCCCGTCAGCCGCCGCTGATGGCCTTCTGAATCTGTGTCCAGTAATCCGGCAGCTTCGCCGAGGCCAGCCAGAGCGACAACAGCAGGCTCGCGGCGAGGAACGCGTTGCGCCCCGCGTTGGCCTTATAGGCTCCCATGACCGAGCGCTTGTTGACCAGGTAAATGATGATAACAATGGCAATGGGGACAATGACGATATTCACGCCCATCAGCAGGATGATTTTGAGCAGCGCGGGGAACTCCCAAAAGGGCGAAAGTACCGAAGGCACCGCGATCCAGAAGATGAGCAGCCCGCGGAAACGCGTATTCTCTTTTGTATAGTGCCAGTCCAGCTTGAGCGTGTCCAGGCAGAAATAGCACATCAACTGCGCCACAACAATCAGCGTGGTGAAGCCGCATAAAAACAGGCCCAGCCCGAATATTTTCGGAGACAGGGTGCTCAGCGCGGCCGGCAGCGCGCGGGTCAAGACGCGTCCCGCCTCGCCTACGGTCTGAATGGAGGCATGGTTTTCGAGGGGATACAGGGCATAGCCGCCCGCCACAAGGACCATCACCGAGTAGAGGCCGAAGAGTACACCGAGATTAAGAACCGACTTCCAGAAGTAGCGGGGGAGATCTTCGGGCTTCGCATTATCGTCGGCGTGAAAATAGGAGAAGCTCAACAGCGGTGCGGCGGCCAGCGCGCCGCCCGCGATGGCCATGATCGAACCGAAGGAATCGCGGGTGCGCTCCGTGCCCGGAATCTGCAGGTCCGTCGGGATCGTCGGCACCAGCCCGCCCAGAATCGCGCCGAATTCCTCCAGCCCGCGCACGGCCACGATCAGGAAGCAGCCGAACATGAGAAACAGCAGGCCGGTCATGGCTTTCTGTGCGCGTGCATAGCCCCCGGAAAGAAGCAGATACAAGATGCCGGTGGCCAGAAGAATCGAGGCGCTGATGGTGGCCAGGTGGTAGGCGCCTGTCGCCTCCGCTGTGGCGTCCGCACCCGGCTTGTACCAGTTAAAAATGGAAAGAAGCGACTCCGTCATGACGGACATCTGTCCCATATTCACAAAGAGATTGAACAGCACCATCACCACGATGACAAACCAGGTGATCGCGGGGTGTATCTCGTCGCGAATGACCGAGAGCATGCCCTTGCCCCCCGCCATGATACCGATGCGCGCGCCGGAATCGAGGCAGATGATCAGTGCGGGTAATATGAGCAGCGTCAGCCAGAGCAGATCATAGCGAAACCACGCCCCGGCCAGCACCAGCGCGCTCGTGGAACCCGCGCCCATGATCCCCGCCGTCATCACGGCGGCCGGGCCAACGAAGGCCGCCACCAGGCGAAACCAGGCCGACAGTCCGGACTTATCTTCCGTCATTCGGGTCGTTCCTTTCGTTCAAGTTGAAGCGCCTGCCGGGACGGTACACGGGAGTATGTCCATCTCCACGTCCCTGCGGATTACCACGGTCCAGTACCCTTGAATTCGAAGCGAAGGGGTGTCACAAACCGCGCATACGCGCCCGCCACCTGGCCCAGGTCCTCCGTCGGTTCAAAAAGCAGCAAGGCCTCCTCCGTGCCGAATATCGTGCCCGCGCTCACCGCCGTGTTCAGGTCCAGCGGTGACCCGGACGTGCCCAGAGGGTAGACCATCGGTCGCGACCAGTAGACGA is drawn from Candidatus Hydrogenedentota bacterium and contains these coding sequences:
- a CDS encoding pectate lyase, translating into MQCVQWISKILPAGVLSAALLCAAPLPAEGPGKTEVVAAMKKSTDYMMDKVSNRGGFVSMYTEDLSRQWGEVPARRSMIWVQDPGTVTVAKMLLEVHEATGEEVFLNAARQCADALIWGQLPCGGWNYFIDFEPEGTAKWYEEIGAHAWGWDEFYHFHGNATYDDLTTATAADFLLDLYTLTMDPAYRDAVMKVIDGMLASQYPVGGWPQRYPVHALPDGAGHVEDYSAYLTFNDDVILGNIKFMLKAHRLLGLRECRVSAERGMQFYLVSQLGTPQAGWAQQYTLDIQPGAAREYEPRCVAPSQTVQNIYDLMRFYKVTGDRRYLRGIPDALDWLDRERLPEGHATAGQTHAQFVDIGTGKPLYAHREGPNRVEGRYWVDYTPGNFPDHYGMQITIDVAEIRKEYERVFALSPEAAMKEETWPVNPLPETTGAEVKKILDAQDAKKGIWLENLSAADHIDWKYRPRFEFRGISTRTWCNNMRALAGYVAE
- a CDS encoding divalent metal cation transporter, coding for MTEDKSGLSAWFRLVAAFVGPAAVMTAGIMGAGSTSALVLAGAWFRYDLLWLTLLILPALIICLDSGARIGIMAGGKGMLSVIRDEIHPAITWFVIVVMVLFNLFVNMGQMSVMTESLLSIFNWYKPGADATAEATGAYHLATISASILLATGILYLLLSGGYARAQKAMTGLLFLMFGCFLIVAVRGLEEFGAILGGLVPTIPTDLQIPGTERTRDSFGSIMAIAGGALAAAPLLSFSYFHADDNAKPEDLPRYFWKSVLNLGVLFGLYSVMVLVAGGYALYPLENHASIQTVGEAGRVLTRALPAALSTLSPKIFGLGLFLCGFTTLIVVAQLMCYFCLDTLKLDWHYTKENTRFRGLLIFWIAVPSVLSPFWEFPALLKIILLMGVNIVIVPIAIVIIIYLVNKRSVMGAYKANAGRNAFLAASLLLSLWLASAKLPDYWTQIQKAISGG